A genomic window from Salvia miltiorrhiza cultivar Shanhuang (shh) chromosome 5, IMPLAD_Smil_shh, whole genome shotgun sequence includes:
- the LOC131025752 gene encoding uncharacterized protein LOC131025752, protein MTVASSYRFDPPPPRPRKKRTVVRRDREGGAERLHRDYFSVEPVYGPQFFRRRFCMSRELFLRIVNALEVDPYFQQRPDAIGRLSFSQIQKCTAAVRQLAYGTAADCCDEYLRIGETTALECLKKFCKAVVRIFVGTYLRRPTTADVQRITTMHEARHGFPGMLGSLDCMHWGWKNCPVAWHDAYTRGDQGEPTIILEVVASQDLWIWHAFFGVAGSNNDINVLHQSTLFNDVLAGMKRLCTSSPTILTTLEDTT, encoded by the coding sequence ATGACAGTGGCAAGTTCATATCGTTTCGATCCACCTCCACCACGCCCGAGGAAGAAGCGGACAGTGGTTCGTCGTGACCGTGAAGGTGGAGCCGAGCGCCTCCATCGCGATTATTTTTCTGTCGAGCCTGTTTATGGGCCACAATTCTTTCGCCGTCGATTTTGCATGAGCCGGGAGTTGTTTCTACGTATTGTCAATGCGCTAGAAGTCGATCCTTACTTCCAACAACGTCCGGATGCTATTGGCCGCTTAAGCTTCTCCCAGATCCAGAAGTGCACTGCCGCTGTTCGACAATTGGCATACGGAACTGCTGCTGATTGTTGTGACGAATATCTCCGTATAGGAGAGACGACGGCGTTGGAATGCTTGAAGAAATTCTGCAAGGCCGTCGTTCGTATCTTTGTCGGCACGTATTTGAGGCGGCCAACAACTGCCGATGTGCAACGCATCACTACAATGCACGAAGCCCGCCATGGGTTCCCGGGAATGTTGGGGAGcctagactgcatgcattggggaTGGAAGAATTGCCCCGTGGCTTGGCACGACGCCTACACTCGAGGGGATCAAGGCGAGCCAACAATTATATTAGAGGTCGTTGCTTCACAAGATTTGTGGATCTGGCATGCATTCTTTGGAGTCGCTGGGtccaacaacgacatcaacgtgctcCACCAGTCCACGCTATTCAACGATGTTTTAGCGGGGATGAAGCGGCTGTGCACTTCCTCGCCAACAATTCTCACCACACTCGAGGATACTACTTAA